The Sylvia atricapilla isolate bSylAtr1 chromosome 10, bSylAtr1.pri, whole genome shotgun sequence genome contains a region encoding:
- the AMOTL2 gene encoding angiomotin-like protein 2 isoform X1, which produces MRTAEDSNGTVLHRLIQEQLRYGNLTENRTLLAIQQQALRGGGAGSPRSSLESLSPEESQMVQQSTRQEPQGQEHHSDHVYLENSVYQLCPPKGEELPTYEEAKAHSQLLASQRGAAGIRAENAPRGAENGARHPDEGLKDLKHGHVRSLSERLMRMSLERNGAKAQSPISASHSFPQLSRQLVPLRGQHPEGTEPRGPPPEYPYVIPSQDAYLAEPRPCSREDAGFQHPEIRVLPTPVPAAFLPLCPGTLGPAGVEALVSAQAVSASSRLARADAVLRENERLQRESEKLRRELESCAEKASRIQKLESEIQRISEDYENLVKASSKREALEKAMRSKRDCEMRRLQDFNQDLKERLESANKQLASKTQENQESNQGSVAKLLAQSYEHQQEKEKLEREVSLLRSANEDQRRRAELLEQALGSAQARAAKAEAELRKKRAYVEKVERLQAALGQLQAACEKREQLELRLRTRLEQELKMLRAQQRQAGTASGGTPELSAHTLSEQLREREEKILALEADMTKWEQKYLEECTMRQFAMDAAATAAAQRDTTLISHSPRHSPNSSFNEDLLLASHKHQEMENRLKALHAQILEKDAVIKVLQQRSRRDPSKALQGSLRPAKSVPSIFAASAAPSWPGAGQSDRSSEGSSHGSTESPPTGKATAEGTAVSTALPLPSHSKHGSKDGSTQTDGAAGSSGQGEGAGVLESSATARAPDLSDMVEILI; this is translated from the exons ATGAGGACGGCGGAGGACTCCAACGGGACGGTGCTGCACCGCCtgatccaggagcagctgcgCTATGGGAACCTCACGGAGAACCGCACTCTGCTGGCCATCCAGCAGCAGGCCctgcgcggcggcggcgccgggagccCCCGCTCCTCCCTGGAGAGCCTGAGCCCCGAGGAGAGCCAGATGGTGCAGCAATCCACGCGGCAGGAGCCGCAGGGCCAGGAGCATCACTCCGACCACGTCTACTTGGAGAACAGCGTCTATCAGCTCTGCCCGCCCAAGGGTGAGGAGCTCCCCACCTACGAGGAGGCCAAGGCGCATTCCCAGCTCTTGGCCTCGcagcggggagcggcggggatCCGGGCCGAGAACGCCCCGCGAGGGGCCGAGAACGGGGCCCGGCACCCCGACGAGGGGCTCAAGGACCTGAAGCACGGCCACGTGCGGTCGCTGAGCGAGCGGCTGATGCGGATGTCTCTGGAGCGGAACGGGGCCAAGGCGCAGAGCCCCATCAGCGCTTCCCACAGCTTCCCGCAGCTCTCCCGCCAGCTCGTCCCCCTGCGCGGGCAGCACCCCGAGGGCACGGAGCCGCGGGGACCGCCCCCGGAGTATCCCTACGTCATCCCGTCCCAGGACGCTTACCTGGCTGAACCCCGACCCTGCTCCCGGGAAGATGCTGGATTTCAGCATCCTGAGATCAG GGTGCTGCCCACCCCGGTGCCGGCCGCGTTCCTGCCGCTGTGTCCGGGCACGCTGGGTCCGGCTGGCGTGGAGGCCCTGGTCAGCGCCCAGGCGGTGTCAGCCAGCAGCCGCCTGGCCCGGGCAGACGCCGTCCTGCGGGAGAATGAGAGGCTCCAGCGGGAGAGCGAGAAGCTGCGGCGGgagctggagagctgtgctgagaaGGCCAGCCGCATCCAGAAG CTGGAGAGCGAGATCCAGCGCATCTCAGAGGATTATGAAAACCTTGTCAAGGCATCTTCCAAGCGGGAAGCCTTGGAGAAAGCCATGAGGAGCAAGAGAGATTGTGAGATGCGACGGCTCCAGGACTTCAACCAGGACCTGAAAG AGCGGTTGGAATCAGCGAACAAGCAGCTGGCCAGCAAGACCCAGGAAAACCAGGAGAGCAACCAGGGCAGCGTGGCCAAACTCCTGGCACAGA GCTACGAGcaccagcaggagaaggagaagctggagcgggaggtgtccctgctgcgCAGCGCCAACGAGGACCAGCGGCGgcgggcagagctgctggagcaggcgCTGGGCAGCGCCCAGGCGCGGGCGGCCAAGGCAGAGGCCGAGCTCCGGAAGAAACGAGCCTACGTGGAGAAGGTGGAGCggctgcaggcagccctggggcagctccaggccGCCTGTGAGAAGcgagagcagctggagctgcgGCTCCGCACCcgcctggagcaggagctgaagatGCTGCGGGCTCAGCAG AGGCAGGCGGGCACCGCGAGTGGGGGGACGCCGGAGCTGAGCGCCCACACACTGTcggagcagctgagggagagggaggagaagatCCTGGCACTGGAGGCCGACATGACCAAGTGGGAGCAGAAGTACCTGGAGGAGTGCACCATGCGCCAGTTTGCCATGGATGCTGCGGCCACGGCAGCCGCCCAGCGCGACACCACCCTCATCAGCCACTCCCCACGGCACTCCCCCAACAGCAGCTTCAACGAGGACCTTCTCCTGGCCAGCCACAAACACCAGGAGATGGAGAACAG gttAAAAGCCCTTCATGCCCAAATCCTGGAGAAGGATGCTGTCATTAAGGTCCTGCAGCAGCGCTCGCGGAGGGACCCCAGCAAAGCCCTTCAGGGCTCCCTGCGGCCGGCCAAATCCGTGCCCTCTATCTTCGCTGCCTCCGCTGCCCCAAGCTGGCCAGGGGCTGGCCAGAGTGACCGGTCATCTGAGGGCAGCTCCCATGGCAGCACAG AGTCTCCTCCAACAGGCAAAGCCACCGCTGAAGGGACAGCAGTGTCCACTGCCCTTCCCTTGCCATCCCACTCAAAGCACGGCAGCAAGGACGGCAGCACGCAGACGGATGGAGCGGCCGGGAGCAGCGGGCAGGGCGAGGGCGCCGGAGTGCTGG agagTTCAGCCACTGCCAGAGCCCCGGACCTGTCTGACATGGTGGAGATCCTGATTTAA
- the AMOTL2 gene encoding angiomotin-like protein 2 isoform X2, protein MRTAEDSNGTVLHRLIQEQLRYGNLTENRTLLAIQQQALRGGGAGSPRSSLESLSPEESQMVQQSTRQEPQGQEHHSDHVYLENSVYQLCPPKGEELPTYEEAKAHSQLLASQRGAAGIRAENAPRGAENGARHPDEGLKDLKHGHVRSLSERLMRMSLERNGAKAQSPISASHSFPQLSRQLVPLRGQHPEGTEPRGPPPEYPYVIPSQDAYLAEPRPCSREDAGFQHPEIRVLPTPVPAAFLPLCPGTLGPAGVEALVSAQAVSASSRLARADAVLRENERLQRESEKLRRELESCAEKASRIQKLESEIQRISEDYENLVKASSKREALEKAMRSKRDCEMRRLQDFNQDLKERLESANKQLASKTQENQESNQGSVAKLLAQSYEHQQEKEKLEREVSLLRSANEDQRRRAELLEQALGSAQARAAKAEAELRKKRAYVEKVERLQAALGQLQAACEKREQLELRLRTRLEQELKMLRAQQRQAGTASGGTPELSAHTLSEQLREREEKILALEADMTKWEQKYLEECTMRQFAMDAAATAAAQRDTTLISHSPRHSPNSSFNEDLLLASHKHQEMENRLKALHAQILEKDAVIKVLQQRSRRDPSKALQGSLRPAKSVPSIFAASAAPSWPGAGQSDRSSEGSSHGSTGKATAEGTAVSTALPLPSHSKHGSKDGSTQTDGAAGSSGQGEGAGVLESSATARAPDLSDMVEILI, encoded by the exons ATGAGGACGGCGGAGGACTCCAACGGGACGGTGCTGCACCGCCtgatccaggagcagctgcgCTATGGGAACCTCACGGAGAACCGCACTCTGCTGGCCATCCAGCAGCAGGCCctgcgcggcggcggcgccgggagccCCCGCTCCTCCCTGGAGAGCCTGAGCCCCGAGGAGAGCCAGATGGTGCAGCAATCCACGCGGCAGGAGCCGCAGGGCCAGGAGCATCACTCCGACCACGTCTACTTGGAGAACAGCGTCTATCAGCTCTGCCCGCCCAAGGGTGAGGAGCTCCCCACCTACGAGGAGGCCAAGGCGCATTCCCAGCTCTTGGCCTCGcagcggggagcggcggggatCCGGGCCGAGAACGCCCCGCGAGGGGCCGAGAACGGGGCCCGGCACCCCGACGAGGGGCTCAAGGACCTGAAGCACGGCCACGTGCGGTCGCTGAGCGAGCGGCTGATGCGGATGTCTCTGGAGCGGAACGGGGCCAAGGCGCAGAGCCCCATCAGCGCTTCCCACAGCTTCCCGCAGCTCTCCCGCCAGCTCGTCCCCCTGCGCGGGCAGCACCCCGAGGGCACGGAGCCGCGGGGACCGCCCCCGGAGTATCCCTACGTCATCCCGTCCCAGGACGCTTACCTGGCTGAACCCCGACCCTGCTCCCGGGAAGATGCTGGATTTCAGCATCCTGAGATCAG GGTGCTGCCCACCCCGGTGCCGGCCGCGTTCCTGCCGCTGTGTCCGGGCACGCTGGGTCCGGCTGGCGTGGAGGCCCTGGTCAGCGCCCAGGCGGTGTCAGCCAGCAGCCGCCTGGCCCGGGCAGACGCCGTCCTGCGGGAGAATGAGAGGCTCCAGCGGGAGAGCGAGAAGCTGCGGCGGgagctggagagctgtgctgagaaGGCCAGCCGCATCCAGAAG CTGGAGAGCGAGATCCAGCGCATCTCAGAGGATTATGAAAACCTTGTCAAGGCATCTTCCAAGCGGGAAGCCTTGGAGAAAGCCATGAGGAGCAAGAGAGATTGTGAGATGCGACGGCTCCAGGACTTCAACCAGGACCTGAAAG AGCGGTTGGAATCAGCGAACAAGCAGCTGGCCAGCAAGACCCAGGAAAACCAGGAGAGCAACCAGGGCAGCGTGGCCAAACTCCTGGCACAGA GCTACGAGcaccagcaggagaaggagaagctggagcgggaggtgtccctgctgcgCAGCGCCAACGAGGACCAGCGGCGgcgggcagagctgctggagcaggcgCTGGGCAGCGCCCAGGCGCGGGCGGCCAAGGCAGAGGCCGAGCTCCGGAAGAAACGAGCCTACGTGGAGAAGGTGGAGCggctgcaggcagccctggggcagctccaggccGCCTGTGAGAAGcgagagcagctggagctgcgGCTCCGCACCcgcctggagcaggagctgaagatGCTGCGGGCTCAGCAG AGGCAGGCGGGCACCGCGAGTGGGGGGACGCCGGAGCTGAGCGCCCACACACTGTcggagcagctgagggagagggaggagaagatCCTGGCACTGGAGGCCGACATGACCAAGTGGGAGCAGAAGTACCTGGAGGAGTGCACCATGCGCCAGTTTGCCATGGATGCTGCGGCCACGGCAGCCGCCCAGCGCGACACCACCCTCATCAGCCACTCCCCACGGCACTCCCCCAACAGCAGCTTCAACGAGGACCTTCTCCTGGCCAGCCACAAACACCAGGAGATGGAGAACAG gttAAAAGCCCTTCATGCCCAAATCCTGGAGAAGGATGCTGTCATTAAGGTCCTGCAGCAGCGCTCGCGGAGGGACCCCAGCAAAGCCCTTCAGGGCTCCCTGCGGCCGGCCAAATCCGTGCCCTCTATCTTCGCTGCCTCCGCTGCCCCAAGCTGGCCAGGGGCTGGCCAGAGTGACCGGTCATCTGAGGGCAGCTCCCATGGCAGCACAG GCAAAGCCACCGCTGAAGGGACAGCAGTGTCCACTGCCCTTCCCTTGCCATCCCACTCAAAGCACGGCAGCAAGGACGGCAGCACGCAGACGGATGGAGCGGCCGGGAGCAGCGGGCAGGGCGAGGGCGCCGGAGTGCTGG agagTTCAGCCACTGCCAGAGCCCCGGACCTGTCTGACATGGTGGAGATCCTGATTTAA